The following DNA comes from Bradyrhizobium sp. SK17.
CAGCGTTCGGCGTCCCAATCGACCTCGCTCCACTCCATTTCATTGACCATGCCGGGGCGGGGAATGGTCAGTGCATCGAAGCGCAAGGCAAGGCCAACAACGTCACCAAATCTCGCTCTCGTCCACGGTGCACTGATGAGCTTGAAGACGCGCGTTACGTCACGTGGTTCAGTGACGCCGGGACGCGGCGTTGAAATGTTGGCAATCATCTGCCCATTCAGGTTTCGGAATGGATTGTAGCCGTCGCCTTCGACATCGGCATAGTTGCAGATTTGCTCACCGATGCTGCGCACGCGATCGCGCGTTTCCAGTTTTCCCTCGGCTTCGTACGAACGCATGAAAGCGAGTACGTCCGGACGCTTGATGTCCTGCCTGCAAAGCTTGCCGAAGCGATCCTTGACGTAGCCGACACGAAGTTCAAGAACCTCGATGGTCTTGGAGTCACGCACCGCGACGATCCTGCCCCGTTTGACTTTCTCGATCTTCTTCTTTGCGAGCCATTCATCGGCCCATTGCCCGAAAAGCCGGGCGGCCGCCTGCCTGTGCTTATCGAGCTGCTTCTCCGTGCTCGGGTCTTTACCTTCCTTGATCTGGTCTTTGGCCTTGTCGCGTTCGCGCCGCGCGTCGGCGAGCGAGAACGTGCCATCCTTGCCGTTGCCGTAAGGGCCGATGGAGTAGGTTTTCTGGCGGCCGTGGTAGCGGTAGCTCATCCGCCAGAGTTTGGAAGCGGCGTTGCCGGGCCTGCTCACATCCGGCGTGACGAAGAGATAGAGGCCGCCGCCGGTCACGTCGGAAATCTTGGCCGGGCTCCACACACCATCACTGAATTTCGGTCGCGCGGCGCGGCAGTCGATGTCGGTCCTGATTTGCTTTGGGTTGACGGGCGTGACGTCGTTCTTGCGTGCCACCTGCTCAATTCCTTCGTTCGGAATAGCGGAATCCACCGTGAACGTCTGTTCTCCCAGTACCAACAAAAATACCAACAAATCGAGCAGCTGGGATCGGATGAGAACAAACGGTGACGAACATCGATTTATGCAGAAGTGCCTATTTTGCAAGGGTTTGGAGCGCTGCGCGGACGGCTGCGGACGCTTGCGAACGGGCCCGAACAACCTAGTTGGTGCCCCTGGCCGGAATCGAACCAGCACTCCTTGCGGAACTCGATTTTGAGTCGAGCGCGTCTACCAGTTCCGCCACAGGGGCATTCGCGATGGACCGGACCGGGAAGGGCCGGGGTCGCGAAGCGCGGCGGACTATAGCGGGCGGCCCGTCACGGTCAACCCGCGCGGAAGTGATTGTCCCGTGCCTCGACAGCGATATTTTGGCGCGATACGACCCGGATCGAGCATGGAGCAGGGGCCACGGCGCTCCCGATCGATGCTCCCAGGAGGACTGCCCGTGACAACCGCCACCGCCCATCCGTCGCATGCTTCCGCCGCCGTCAATCCAGCGCTGACCTCGGCGCTCGCGATTGCGGTGATCGCGGCGGCGACGCTGGCCGGCGCCTGGTTCTTCCAGCTGGTGCTGGAGATCATGCCCTGTCCGCTTTGTCTCGAGCAGCGCTATGCCTATTACCTCGCGGTCCCGCTCGGCGCCCTGGTTGCGGTGGCCGCCGCCCGCGGCGCGTCGCGGCCGGTGCTGCTCGCCGGGCTTGCGATCCTTGGCCTCGCCGCGCTCGCCAATGCCGGGCTCGGCGGCTATCACGCCGGCGTCGAATGGGGCTTCTGGCCGGGGCCGACCGATTGCACCGGCCCGATGGTGGATTTCGGCAAGGCCGGCTCGCTGCTGGAGCAACTCGACAAGGTCAAGGTGGTGCGCTGCGACGAGGTGCAGTTTCGCTTCCTCGGCGTCTCGCTGGCCGGCTACAACGTGCTGATCTCGCTGCTGATGGCCGCGATCGCCGGCTGGGGCATGGTGAAGGCCGCGAAGGCCTGACCTGTAGGGTGGGTTAGCCGAAGGCGTAACCCACCCTGTCGCGGTGAGAAGGTGGTGGGTTACGCTTCGCTAACCCACCCTACGCTGCTGCGCTTTCCAGCTAATCGTCGACGTCGTCCTGCGGCCGTCCGAACAGATGGATGATGCCAGGCGTCGAGATGGTGACGAACAGAAACCGTGACAGATGATGCGCCCCGACGAAGATCGGGTCGATGTGCAGTGTCAGCGCCAGCGCCAGCATCGCGTCCATCGCACCCGGCGCGAAGGCAACCACGACGTCGGCGAGCCGCACATGGGTGGTGAAGGCGATCACCGCGACGAACACGGCCGAGATCAGGATGGCGATCGCAAACGAGCCGAGCCCGGCATTGACGTGGCTGAGCAGGGTCGAGGTCTTCATCCGCGCGAAGCGGGTGCCGATCAATGCGCCGATGCCGACCAGCGCGACATTGCGGAGCCAGGGCGGCAGGCCGCCATCGACCAGGCCGGAGCCGTGCAGCAGGCTGGAGGCGAGCATCGCGCCGAACATCCAGCTCGCCGGGAATTTGATCCAGCGCAGCAGCAGCGAGACGGCGACCGACGCCGCGACCAGAAGGATCAGGCCAAGCGGCGAGGCAACCGAGGTCGGCAAAGGCGGCGGCGCGGCATGCGTCACGCCGGTCAGCGCCAGCACCAGCGGCAGCGCCGCGGTCAGGATGATGACGCGCATGGTCTGCACCACGGCGATCGCCGCGACGTCGGCGCCCTTTTCCGCGGCCAGGATGGTGATCTGCGAGAGCGCCCCGGGGCTGCCGGCGAGGAAGGCCGAGGTCTGGTCCCAGCCATGCACGCGCTGGAGGTACAGGCTCGAGCCGAAGGTGGCGCAGAACGTCGCCAGTGCCAGCAGGCCGATGGTGAGCGGATAGGAGCTCATGTGCTGCAACAATTGCTGCGACATCAGCGAGCCCAGCGAAATGCCGAGCAGCAGCAGCACCGTCTGCGTCAGCACCGG
Coding sequences within:
- a CDS encoding integrase arm-type DNA-binding domain-containing protein — its product is MARKNDVTPVNPKQIRTDIDCRAARPKFSDGVWSPAKISDVTGGGLYLFVTPDVSRPGNAASKLWRMSYRYHGRQKTYSIGPYGNGKDGTFSLADARRERDKAKDQIKEGKDPSTEKQLDKHRQAAARLFGQWADEWLAKKKIEKVKRGRIVAVRDSKTIEVLELRVGYVKDRFGKLCRQDIKRPDVLAFMRSYEAEGKLETRDRVRSIGEQICNYADVEGDGYNPFRNLNGQMIANISTPRPGVTEPRDVTRVFKLISAPWTRARFGDVVGLALRFDALTIPRPGMVNEMEWSEVDWDAERWIVPAAKMKTGWDHVVPLSRQALAILRSVQKLTGHRRYAFSCSRDTPLSNNTLNKRLRLLGIDTKTDHCAHGFRTTFSTLSHHEEIKDAKAWDGDVVELQLAHLDNSTVEGLYKKHGPLALIGSRTKLMQHWADRIDHWLDPKKVIPIKGGTQS
- a CDS encoding disulfide bond formation protein B, which gives rise to MTTATAHPSHASAAVNPALTSALAIAVIAAATLAGAWFFQLVLEIMPCPLCLEQRYAYYLAVPLGALVAVAAARGASRPVLLAGLAILGLAALANAGLGGYHAGVEWGFWPGPTDCTGPMVDFGKAGSLLEQLDKVKVVRCDEVQFRFLGVSLAGYNVLISLLMAAIAGWGMVKAAKA
- a CDS encoding AbrB family transcriptional regulator, which encodes MTQIRASMALAIPDRSKVLNGLETLVIGAGGGLLFLWAGLPGGLISGAMCAVGIAALAGRPLAVPPVLTQTVLLLLGISLGSLMSQQLLQHMSSYPLTIGLLALATFCATFGSSLYLQRVHGWDQTSAFLAGSPGALSQITILAAEKGADVAAIAVVQTMRVIILTAALPLVLALTGVTHAAPPPLPTSVASPLGLILLVAASVAVSLLLRWIKFPASWMFGAMLASSLLHGSGLVDGGLPPWLRNVALVGIGALIGTRFARMKTSTLLSHVNAGLGSFAIAILISAVFVAVIAFTTHVRLADVVVAFAPGAMDAMLALALTLHIDPIFVGAHHLSRFLFVTISTPGIIHLFGRPQDDVDD